One window of the Takifugu rubripes chromosome 13, fTakRub1.2, whole genome shotgun sequence genome contains the following:
- the gfod2 gene encoding glucose-fructose oxidoreductase domain-containing protein 2: MLPGVGVFGTGSTARVLVPMLKAEGFEVHALWGQSEDEARCLAEELSIPFHTSRSDDVLLHPDVDLVCIYIPPSMTRQIAVKALGIGKNVVCEKAATAVDSFKMVTAARYYPQLLSMMGNTLRFLPAFVAMHKLLADGYIGEMQVCDVRVYGPSLLDHSYGWTCEELMGGGGLHTVGSAIIDLLSFLTGARASRVHGLLRTFVQQKGLIRGIRRITSDDFCFFQMLMGGSSSSSSGVCCTVMLNFNMPGSFVHEVMIVGSSGRLVARGTELYGQRNGSRSEELLSGGGGWAGPESKDMPLPHLQGLSAMVKALRQSFQAHEERRSWARGPVALAPTFEDGLYVQTVVEAVKRSSGSGEWECVEVMSQEPDPNHNLCEALQRNKN, from the exons ATGTTGCCGGGAGTTGGTGTTTTTGGCACAGGGAGCACAGCTCGAGTGCTGGTCCCGATGTTAAAGGCGGAAGGCTTTGAGGTTCATGCGCTCTGGGGTCAAAGCGAAGATGAAGCACGCTGCCTGGCAGAAGAGCTCAGTATCCCATTTCACACAAGCCGATCAGACGACGTCCTCCTTCACCCAGACGTTGACCTTGTGTGCATTTATATTCCACCATCGATGACGAGGCAGATTGCTGTGAAAGCATTGG GTATAGGTAAAAATGTGGTGTGTGAGAAGGCTGCGACTGCGGTCGattcttttaaaatggtcaCAGCGGCCCGCTACTACCCCCAGCTGCTGAGCATGATGGGTAATACCCTGCGCTTCCTTCCGGCCTTTGTTGCGATGCACAAGCTGCTGGCCGATGGATACATTGGCGAGATGCAGGTCTGTGACGTGCGCGTCTACGGCCCGAGCCTCCTGGATCATTCGTACGGTTGGACGTGTGAAGAGCTGATGGGGGGAGGAGGTCTGCACACGGTCGGCTCCGCCATCATCGACCTCCTCAGCTTCCTCACCGGTGCGCGAGCCTCTCGGGTTCACGGCTTACTGCGGACCTTCGTCCAACAAAAAGGTTTGATCCGAGGAATCCGCCGCATCACCAGCGATGACTTTTGTTTCTTCCAGATGTTGATGGGCGGCTCCAGCTCGTCCTCATCTGGCGTGTGTTGCACTGTAATGTTGAACTTCAACATGCCCGGATCATTCGTGCATGAAGTCATGATAGTCGGCTCTTCTGGGAGACTGGTCGCCAGGGGGACGGAACTTTACGGTCAACGCAACGGCAGCAGAAGTGAGGAGCTGCTGTCCGGTGGCggcgggtgggcggggccagagtCAAAAGACATGCCCCTGCCTCACCTGCAGGGCTTGAGCGCCATGGTGAAGGCGTTGAGGCAGTCGTTCCAGGCTCACGAGGAGCGCAGGTCGTGGGCGCGGGGACCCGTCGCCTTGGCGCCCACGTTCGAGGACGGTCTGTACGTGCAGACGGTGGTGGAGGCGGTGAAACGGTCGAGCGGCAGCGGCgagtgggagtgtgtggagGTTATGAGTCAGGAGCCAGATCCAAACCACAACCTGTGTGAAGCTCTGCAGAGAAATAAGAACTGA